The DNA window CAATCATCGACCCGACGAAAGCCACCCGCCACACGGCGAAACCATCCATCACGTGCTGGCCGGTTTTACGCGGCGGGCGGTTCATCACGTTGCGCTCCGCGGCCTCAAAGGCCAGGCCGAAGGAGAGCGTCGCCGACGTCGCCATGTTCATCCACAGGATCAGCACCGGGGTCAGCGGAATCATGTTCCCCGCCAGCAGGGCGATGATGATCAGCAGCCCCTGCGCCAGGTTGGTCGGCATGATGAAGAGGATGGTCTTCTTCAGGTTGTCATAGACCCGACGGCCCTCTTTCACCGAGCTGGCGATGGTGGCGAAGTTATCATCGGTCAACACCATGTCAGCCGCCTCTTTGGTGACTTCAGTGCCTTTGATGCCCATGGCGATACCCACGTCGGCCTGGCGCAGCGCCGGCGCGTCGTTGACGCCGTCGCCGGTCATGCCGACCACTTCGCCGTTATCCTGCAGGGCTTTCACCAGGCGCAGCTTATGCTCCGGGCTGGTGCGGGCAAAGATGTCGTACTCCACCGCCGCCTTCGCCAGCGCCGCATCGTCCATGTGCTCCAGCTGGTAGCCGGTCATGGCCTGGCTGCTGTTGGTGATCCCCAGCATCTGGCCGATGCTCATCGCCGTCTGCGGGTGGTCGCCGGTGATCATCTTCACGCGGATGCCGGCGGTCTGGCAGGCGTGGATAGCGTCAATCGCTTCCGGACGCGGGGGATCCATCATCCCGGCGATGCCGAGGAAAATCAGTCCCTCCTGCAGGTCCTCATGGTTCAGCGTGGTGGCATCAACGCTGGCCGGCTTACAGGCCGCCGCCACCATGCGCAGCCCCTGACGGGCGAAGCGCGCCATCTCCTCTTCCCAGTACTGCGCCTCGAAGGGCACCGCGCCCTGGCGGGTCATCTGCTCGCGGCACATGGCGAAGATGACGTCCGGCGCACCGGTGATCAGCACCCGGGCGTCGCCATCGATGTGCTGCAGCGTCGACATATATTTGTACTGCGAGTCAAAGGGGATCTTGGCCACCAGACGGGCCTCCACCGCCGGGAGCTGCGCTTTCGCCGCCAGCACCTTCAGCGCCCCTTCGGTTGGCCCGCCGGTGATCCCCCACAGGCCGCGCTCATCCCGGGTAAGCTGGCTGTCGTTGCACAGGTCGATGGTGCGCAGCCAGGTCTCCAGCACGGTACCCGGCTGAACCTGCACGGGCTCATCGCTCCCCTCAAGGAAGATCCGCCCCTGCGGCTCATAGCTGTCGCCTTCCACCCGGTAGCAGCAGTCGGCGGTGATGATCGCCTTGACGGTCATTTCGTTCATCGTCAGGGTGCCGGTTTTATCCGAGCAGACCACGGTCATGGCGCCGAGGGTTTCCACGGTCGGCAGCTTACGGATAATCGCCCGCTTGCGCGCCATCGTCTGCACGCCGAGCGACAGAATAATCGAGATGATCGCCGGCAGTCCCTCCGGTACCGCAGCCACCGCCAGGCTAATCAGCGACAGCAGCAGTTCGCCCATCGGGATGTCCCGCAACGCGAGGCTGAAAATAAACAGCGCCACCATCATGGCGAGGATAATGACGAAAATCGCTTTGCCGAGCTTATCCATCTGCACCAGCAGCGGGGTGCGGTGCTTCTCAATGCCCGCCATCATCTGGTTGATATGGCCGAGTTCGGTCTGCGCGCCGGTGGCGGTCACCACGCCGACGCCGCCGCCGGCGCTGACGGTGGTCCCGGAGAAGACCATGTTCACCCGGTCGCCCAGCGGCAGGTCGCCCTCCAGCGCGTCGGTGATTTTATCCACCACCGTCGACTCGCCGGTGAGGATCGCCTCTTCCACCCGCAGGTTGTGCGTTTCAATCAGCCGCATGTCCGCCGGCACGCGGTCGCCGGCGCGCAGGATAACGATATCCCCCGGCACCAGGTCGCGCGTCGGGATAGTCTCATGTTTGCCGTTACGCTGGACGCGGGCATCGCTGGAGAGCATGTTGCGGATCCCCTGCAGGGATTTTTCGGCGTTGCTCTCCTGGATATGGCCGATCAGGGCGTTAATCACCGTCACGCCAAGGATCACCAGGGTATCGACCCAGTGACCCATGATGGCGGTGAGCGCCGCAGCGGCCAGCAGCACATAAATCAGTACGTCGTTAAAGTGGGCGAGAAAGCGCAGCCAGGCCGGTTTTCCCTTCTTTTCCGGCAGCGCGTTCGGCCCGCAGGTATTCAGGCGCTCGGCGGCGTCTGCGGAACTTAACCCAGCGGCCTGGCTTTTGGTCTGCGCCAGCACTGCGTCAACGGTCTGCTGCCAGACCTGCCGTGGCGCGGTGTCGCCCGAGGGCGTCGTAAACTTTGGGTTATTCATCTTGGTCAAATTACATTTTCCTTATAAATTCCGTGAGTCGGAAAGCCTGAAATCATTCCTGGCCAATGCAATAAAAGGTGGCGAAAAATCCGATAAAAATGTGAACCATTACAAGCCTAAATTTTTCGCAAAATAAAAAATATGTGGTAAGTTAATTCCACGAACCAACTATTACAGAATATTAATAAACCAAAACTAAACGAGGTCAAATATGTTTGGAATCTACCGCGGACGCCGTCTGGCGCTGTACATCCTGCTGGCCATCATCGCTGCTACGCTGGTGGGGTATAGCACTTATAGTTTTGTAAAAGCGCTGGCATAATAATGACGTTAATTTACAAGTAACGGGATTTAATTTAATTACAAATTATTTCAGATTAATTAACATGAGAAGACAACGCAGGCAATAATATTAAAAAGAGGCGCATTAAGGCGAGTAAAATACAAAGCATATTGCGTTAGGTGTTATTTTGCCGGACAATATGTTTTTTAACTGATGATTAACATGACATGAAACATCCGCTGGAAACGCTCCTCTCCGCCGCCGGGATCTTACTGCTGGCCCTGCTCTCCTGTCTGCTGTTGCCCGCGCCGTCGCTGGGCCTGACGCTGGCGCAAAAGCTGGTTGAGACATTCCATATGATGGATCTCAACCAGCTTTATACCGTGCTGTTTTGTCTGTGGTTCCTGGCGCTGGGCGCCATTGAGTATCTGGTGCTGCGCTGGGTGTGGCGTCGCTGGTTTTCCCTCGAACGCTAAATCAGGAAGGGCGCGCCTCAGTGGGCGCGGCTGTGGTTCTCTTTACGGTAGGCGCCCGGCGGCAGATTGAAGGTCCGGGTGAAGACGCGGGTAAAGGTCTGCTGCGAATCGAAGCCATACTTCAGGCAGATATCGTAGACCCGCTGATCGGTGTCGCGCAGATCGCGGGCGGCCAGCAGCAGCTTCCTTTCGCGTATATAGCGCCCCAGGCTCTCCCCTTTATACTGTAAAAACAGCCGTTGCAGATGCCATTTCGAATACCCGGCATGGCGAGCGATATCATCAATACGCAGCGGTTGATGCAGGTTGTCATCAATCCACTCGACGATAGTGTCAATCACCTGAGCGGAAATCGTCATATGCTCTCTCCTCTGATACTGCACTGGCGCTTAGCGCCACCAGGCGTTAAATGATTGCGTCTTATCGGCGACCCACACCGGCTCGCCCTGCACAGGCGTCAGCAGACGCCAGGCCCTTCCTTCGCTGGCAGCCGCCAGCCGTTGATACGGTTCATCCCAGCTGTGTTTCGCCAAAACGAATCGTCCTGCATGCCCAGGCAGCACCGCGCGAGCGCGCAGGTCGTCAGCAGCCTGAGCCGTTTCATCCGGCATCATGTGGATATATTTCCAGTCCTGGTCATACTGTCCGTTCTCCATGATCGCCAGATCGATCGGACCGAACTCATCGCCTATCGCTTTAAAGTGCGGCCCATACCCGCTGTCGCCGCTGTAATAAATCTTTTGCTGCGGGGTAACGAACAGAAAACTGGCCCACAGCGTCTGGTTGCGCTTCAGCCCACGGCCGGAAAAGTGCCGCGCCGGCAGGACGTGGACGCTGAGCTCATCGCTAACCGGAATCGCCTGCTGCCAGTCCGCTTCGGTAATCAGCGCCCCGTCCATTCCCCAGTAGCGCAGGTGCGACCCAACCCCCAGCGGCGTAATGACCCGCTTAATTTTCGGCAGCAGAGCGCGGATGGTGGCGTAATCCAGATGGTCGTAGTGATCGTGGGAGACGATCAGCAGATCGATCGCCGGCATCCCTTCCGCCCGCCACGGATAATCGCCGGGGAAGGCTTTATTGATAAAGGAGAACGGCGCCGCGTAATCGCTGAACACCGGGTCGATCAGGATGCGTTTTCCCGCCAGCTGCAGATACCAGGAAGAGTGGCCGAGCCAGACCATCACGTCCTGCCCGAGGGGCAGCGTCGCCAGATCGGTTTTCACCAGCGGCAGCGGCTGCGCGGGACGGGCGTTTTCCCGTTTGGTCATCAAAAAATCCCACCACGCCGCCAACATATTTTTCTGCCCGGTGAATCCCGGCGTGGGCAGTTGGTTATGGAACTGGCCGTCCCGGTAGTGGGGAGACGCTTCCACCTGGCTAAGCTGTGCCCCCTGCGGCGCCTTACCAAAACCGGCATTGAGGACAAACGGCAATGTCGTTGCTGCTGCGAGTAACATGATGGCGACCACGCTGAAAGTGACACGGTTCATATCCTGACCAGACAAAAGCCCCCATCCCGGAGGCTTTATGATATAACTTGATTATGAGTGAGTACGCACTCATTATTAGGAATGTGATGAAAGTCGTCAAGACGATTTTCAATTTTTGCGTTCCGCCGTTGCAGCGACCTGGTCAGACGTGCAAAGATCGGCGGTTTGTTTAAACCTGCGTGAGGAAAAATGTAGTGGCTCGTCCAAAGAGTGAAGATAAAAAGCAAGCGTTACTGGAAGCTGCCGCCGCGGCTTTCGCCCAGTCCGGCATCGCCGCCTCGACGTCGGCCATCGCCCGCAGCGCCGGGGTTGCCGAGGGGACGCTGTTTCGCTATTTCGCCACCAAGGATGAGTTGCTCAACGAACTGTACCTCGCCATTAAGCTGCGCCTGGTGCGGATGATGATCGCCGGGCTGGATCCGGACGAAAAGCGCCCGAAAGAGAACGCGCGCAATATCTGGAACAGCTATATCGACTGGGGCGTGCGCAACCCGATGGAGCACAAGGCGATCCGCCGGATGGCGCTCAGCGAGCGCATCACGGACGAAACCCGCCGCCAGGTGAAAGAGAGCTTTCCGGAGCTCAACGAAATGTGCCAGCTGTCGGTGAAAGAGATATTCCTCAGCGAAGCGTATCGCGCCTTTGGTGATGCCCTGTTTCTGTCGCTGGCGGAAACCACTATCGAATTCGCCAGCCACGATCCGCAGCGCGCCCGGGAGATTATCGCCCTTGGCTTTGAAGCCATGTGGAACGCCCTGCATGAGGCGGATGCCAAATGACGCCGGAAACGCTGCACCCCTGCGCCCACCGTATCGCCCTGACCTACCCGTTTACCGAGCACTGCTGGCCCTTTGGGCCGGAGTACGACGTGTTTAAGGTCGACGGCCGCATCTTTATGATCACCATGACCATTCGCGGCCGGGCGCTGGTCAACCTCAAGGCCGAGCCGCAGAAGTCGCTGCTCAATCAGGAAATTTATCGCAGCATCGAACCGGGCTACCATATGAACAAGAAACACTGGATCACGGTGGTGCCGGGGGACGACATCAGCGAGGATCTGCTGGCCGAGCTGATTGACGACTCATGGCATCAGGTGGTGAACAAGCTGAGCAAAAAGGCCCAGCAGCGCCTGCGTCCGCGCTGATTTTCAGCCAAACGCGATAAGTGTTATCGCATTTTTCACCCTTATCATTTGGCGATCTTCGCTGTACTCTTCCTCTCCTGAACGCACCGGTAAGGTGCTGTAAACTGTGAGGAAGAGTTATGGATATCGTATCGGTCGCTTTGAAGCGCTATTCCACCAAGGCCTTTGACGCCACGAAAAAGCTGACTGCCGGGGAAGCGGAACAGCTGAAAACGCTGCTGCAGTACAGCCCGTCTAGCACCAACTCCCAGCCGTGGCACTTTATCGTCGCCAGCACCGATGAAGGGAAAGCCCGCGTGGCGAAAGCCGCCAGCGGTACCTACGTGTTCAACGAACGTAAAATTCTCGACGCCTCGCACGTGGTGGTGTTCTGCGCGAAAACCGCGATGGACGACGCCTGGCTGCAGCGCGTCGTGGATCAGGAAGAGGCCGATGGCCGTTTCGCCACCCCGGACGCAAAAGCCGCTAACCACAAGGGTCGCACTTTCTTTGCCGATATGCACCGCAAAGAGCTGAAGGATGACGATCAGTGGATGGCGAAGCAGGTGTATCTCAACGTCGGCAATTTCCTGCTGGGCGTAGCGGCGATGGGTCTCGACGCCGTGCCGATTGAAGGGGTTGATTTTGCGATCCTCGATGAGGAATTTGACCTGAAAGCCCAGGGCTACACCAGCCTGGTGGTGGTCCCGGTCGGCCATCATAGCGTTGAAGACTTTAACGCCTCCCTGCCGAAGTCGCGTCTGCCGCAGTCGACGACGATTACCGAGATTTAATTCCCTTCTGCCGGGAACGCCCGGGCCATGGCGCAGCAGCGTCTCGCCCGGGACTTTCTTCCCCCACTCTTTCCCCCTCTTTTTCTGCCGTTTGTGCCAGGTTTCTGGCGCTAATAAGCCCGCTTGTGCCAGGAATAACGCCTTTAGTGTGAACCAGCCGCTTTAATTAATTGATAAATAATATTTTTTATTTCTGGCACGCACTTTGCTCTTAACAGATACCGCTATCTGGATGAAGGAGAAACCGGGTGAAACATATCTATGTGGCCAGCCACGGCCATTTTGCTCGCGGACTGGTGAACAGTTTGTCGCTGCTGATTGGCGACGAACACGGCGTTATCCCGGTCTGCGCCTATGACGAAGATATCGTGACCACCGAACAGCTGGAGCAAACCCTGGAGCATCTCATCGTCCAGGCGAATGGTGATGAAGTGGTGATCTTTACCGACCTGCTTGGCGGCAGTATCAACAATAGCGCCGTGAGCGTCTTGATGCGTCATCGTAACGTTTTCGTGGTCGCTGGCATCAATCTGACTCTGCTGCTGGAGTTTCTGCTGTGCGAAGAAGCCACTACCGAGGCCGCGATTGTCTACGCCACCAGCGCGGCGCGTGAATCCATTGTTTTCATCAACCCTCTACTAACACAACCATCCTCTGACCCACAGGGAGAATCTCATGATTAAACTCGTGCGCATTGATTATCGGCTGCTGCACGGCCAGGTGGTTTTTGCCTGGACCCGAGCGCTGGATATCGATCATATCATCGTCGCTAACGCCAAAGCCGCGGCGGATGCCTTCATTACGATGTCGCTTAACCTGGCCAAGCCGGCGGGCGTCACGCTGGACATCGCCACCGTTGAACAGGCGGCGGAAAAGCTTAACGGCGGCAAGTTGGATCATAAAAAAGTCATGGTGGTCCTTGGCAATACTGCTGAAACCCTCGCACTGGTAGAAAAAGTCCCGGGAATTAGCGCAATTAATTACGGCGGTCTGCCACAGAAGGAAGGGGCAAGACAATTCGGCAAGGCCATCTATCTGACCGAAGAGGAAATCGCCCATAGCAGAGCGCTAAAAGAAAAAGGCATTCGGCTGGAGATGCGTCAGGTACCCGCCCACTCGGCTGAACTCCTTAACGACCAACTTTAACTTCGGAGGTCACTATGTTGCTCACCGCAACGTTACTCGGACTGATTGCCGCCCTGGGGATCCTCGATGGCCGCCTGCTTGGGGTATCGATGATCGACCGGCCGCTGGTGATGTGCGCCCTCACCGGTCTGGTCTGCGGCAATCTGCATGAGGGGATTCTGATTGGCGCTACGCTGGAGCTTATTTTCCTCGGCAACGTCGCCATCGGCGCCGCGCACCCGCCAGATATCGTGACCGGCTCCGTACTGGCGACCGCGTTTTCGATCATGTCCGGCCGCGGTCCGGAGGCTGCGCTTACCATTGCCATCCCCGTCTCAATGCTGGCGCAAACGCTGGGCATCCTGGTGCGCGTGGTGAACGCCCGCTTCGGTCATCTGGCGGACCGCTATGCGGCGCAAGGTAATACCCGGATGGTCGGCCTGATGCACCTCGCCGGTCCGACGCTACTCTATTTTTTAAACGGATTTCTACCGGTTTTTTTCGCCATCCTGCTCGGCTCTTCGGCGGTTAGCTGGTTCCTTGAGGCGATTCCGCCGGTGATCACCAACGGATTGATCGTCGCCAGTAAGATCTTGCCAGCGCTCGGTTTCGCCCTGCTGATCAGCATGATGCTCAGCAGCAAACTGATGCCGTACCTCGGTCTGGGATTTTTGATAGCGGCATATACCAAACTGGATATCATCGCCATCGCGCTATTCGCCGTGGTGTTGGCTTTTATCATCAGCCAGTTTCTTAATCTTAAGCAGCAGGAGAGCTAATCATGAGTGAAATGACGCAGACCCTGTCAGGCGCCGCCCAGCCGCAAAGCGATGACGCAAGCCGGGTCACCGCTCGGGATTTACGCAGCGTGTTCTGGCGCTCCTTTACGCTGCAGGGCTCGTGGAACTACGAGCGCCAGCAGCATATGGGCTACGCCTTCGCAATGTCGCCGGCCCTGAAGCGCATCTATCAGGACCCGACGGAACTGGGGCGCGCCCTGCAGCGCCATCTGGTACTGTTTAACACTACGCCGCACCTCTCCACCTTTATCTTCGGCTTGTCGATCGCTATGGAAGAGGAGAATCAACGCAATCCCGAATTTAATGAAGAATCAATAAACGCGATTAAAACCAGCCTGATGGGGCCTCTGGCGGGTATCGGTGACTCCATATTCTGGGGGTCATTGAAGGTGATTGCCGCCGGGATGGGGATTTATTTCGCCCAGCAGGGCAGCCTCCTGGGACCGATAATGGCGTTGTTAGTTTATAACCTACCGCATCTGTTGTGCCGCTGGTATGGGCTGAAGCTCGGCTATCGGGCTGGCACCACCTGGCTGATGCGGATTTACCAAAGCGGACTCATGGATCGGGTCACCTATATCGCGTCAATCGTTGGCCTGATGGTCGTCGGCGCGATGACCGCCAGTATGATAGATATCACCACCCCGCTCAGCTTCACTGCCGGGCAGACGACCATGAAGGCGCAGGAGTTTATCGACAAAATACTTCCTTCTCTGCTGCCTCTGCTTTTCACCCTTGGGATGTACAAGCTGATCCGTAAGGGAGTCAACATCAACTGGATCCTGTTAGGCACCATCGCGTTTGGCATGGCGGCCAGCGCGTTAGGCCTGCTTTAAAAAGAGGAATATTACCCATGCACGTAGAAGACTATATGAATGAAACCCCCGCTCGCCTGCTCGCTATGCTAACGCAGACGCGGGAAGATCTCTGGCAAGCGGCGAAAGCGCTGGCGGATCGCGGGATCTCTCGAATCATCCTGACCGGTTCCGGTACGTCTTACCACGGCGCGCTGACCGCGCGGTCGTTTATGCAGCAGTGGTGCGGCATCCCGGTCGATGTGTACTGGCCCTTCCTGCTGGACGAGACGGCTCTATCCCTCAGCGACAAAGCGCTGGTCATCGGCATTTCTCAGGGAGGCGGTAGCCTCTCTACTCTCGCCGCAATGGAGCGCGCCCGGGCAGCCGGGCACCTTACCGCTTCCATGGCCGGGGAAGCGCCAGCTGCCATCGACCAGGCGGCAGATTTGATCCTGACGGTCCCCTGTGGAGAAGAGCGCGCCGGCGCCAAAACCAAAGGGTATCACTGCACCATACTCAACCTGATACTGCTTGCGCTTGCCGTCGCCAGTCGCCAGCAGCGCCTGAGCGATGAGGAGCGCAAGGCGCTACTCGTCCGCATGGAGAGGACGTTCAATCATTTGCCGACGCTCATTGAGGCCTCGCAGGCGTGGGTTCTCAATCACGCCCGGCCGCTTATCGACAGCGCGGACATTCGCCTGACCGGTCCGGCAGGGCTGTTTGGCACCGTTCAGGAAGGTGCGCTAAAGATGCTTGAAACGCTACGCTGTCCGGTTGCCGGTTACGAATTTGAGGAGTTCATCCACGGGATCTATAACGCCTTCGACGAACGCTCTACCCTGATCATGCTCGATCCGTTTCCCGATGAGCGTCAGGATCGCCTGGCGGAAATACTTGGCGGCTGGACTCAGCATATTTATCGCATTGGTCCACAAGTCGAAAATAACGGCAAAAATATGCCCTTCGCATTTATTAACGATCCCGACTTTGCGATCTTTGAATATATTATTCCGTTACAAATGGTTTGTGCCCGACTGCCGCCAGTGAAGGGCATCGATCCCGCAATACCGAAGGATCCGCAGTTCCACCAGAAAATGAAAAGTAAACAACCCAATTAATTGACGCATAGTAAAAGTTATCCGCTATTCAGCGGAGGACCCGTTACATCCCAAGGAGACCAATATGTCTATAGCTCATAAAAACGCACATACTATTATTCGCGATATTTTATCTAAGCAGCACATTGAGCGGGTATGGTTTGTCGGCTGCGGTGGTTCATTAACCGGTTTCTGGCCGGGGAAATATTTTCTCGATTGTGAAGCGAAAAAGCTGGCCGTCGGCTATGTGACCAGTAATGAATTTGTCCACGCGACGCCGAACGCGTTAGGTAAAAACAGCGTAGTGATCCTCGCCTCGCAGCAGGGCAACACCGCTGAAACGGTGGAAGCCGCCCGCATCGCGCGTCAGAAAGGCGCCGCCACTATTGGACTGGTATATACCCCCGGCACGCCGCTGTGCGAACACAGCGATTACACTATTGAATACTGCTGGGCGCGCTATCCCGAAACCGTCGATCCGACGCAGCAAAAAGCGGCATACAGCCTGTGGCTGGCGCTGGAAATGCTTGCGCAAACTGAGGGATACGCCCATTACGATGAGATGGTCAGCGCCTTTGCCAGTTTTGAATCCGTGGTGCGCGGCGCTCAGCAGCAGGTTCAGGCGGATGCGCGCCATTTTGCCGAAGCCTGGAAGAGCGAAAAGGTCATCTACATGATGGGCAGCGGCCCCTCATTCGGCGCCGCGCATCAGGAATCCATCTGTATTCTGCTCGAGATGCAGTGGATTAACTCCGCCAGCATCCACAGCGGCGAGTATTTCCACGGCCCCTTTGAGATTACCGAAGCGGGAACGCCGTTTATTTTATTAAAAAGCAGCGGCCGCACCCGCCCGCTGGATGACCGCGCGATCCGCTTTATCGAACGTTACCAGGGAAAACTGCAGATTATTGACGTGGAAAAGGTGGGAATCGACACACTGCACGCCAGCGTGCGCGAATATTTCTGCGGCCTGCTGCACAACTGCGTACTGGATGTTTACAACCTGGCGCTGGCCACCGCCCGCAACCACCCGCTGACCACCCGCCGCTATATGTGGAAAGTCGAATATTGATTCGCTAACCGCCTGCCAGCCCCGGCGTAATTCTCCGGGGCTGCGTTGAGGATTACCAGCTAAAACCTTCAATACGTAATTCAAAAATATCGTGAATATAGCCAATTTCCGCTACCGGCAGCGCCACGTTATAGAGTATTTTTAGGCGCTGGAACGAGTGATTGACCATGGCAATAAATTCGCCATGCTGGCGGGTAAATTGCTCAAGATCTTTATAATGGCTAATTTCATTACGCATTACCAGACGCTCAATCATACAGCTGAGATGCACATATAAACTGATAATTAAGTTATTATTAAAATGAAAACCAAGCGTATTTTGCCACTCAGCGATAATGGTTTCGATATGACCCATGGTTTTTCCGGCATTCAGTATCGTCAGAGAGTTGACAACGTTATGCAGCGAAAACTCACGTACCATATTTTTATTAATCAGCGCAATTTGCTTTTCATTAAGATAGCCGCTTAAGAGCTGACTCAGATGTCGATGCCCCTGCTCGCCAAGTAGTTCCTCAATGCCAACCCAGGGCACTCCGGCCAGCTGCGGGTCGTGGGTACCCACGACCGCAATAACTTCATACTGGTGGAGCAACGATACCGCCGTACGACTGTTTTTTAAGCGCGTATACTCGCAGGCGATGATGTTAATATCAAAATCGTTGAGCAGGCTCTTCTCCATCAGATTTTTAAATTTAAATGCGGTACCGATACCTGTAATACAGGTCACCAGCAGCGCACGCTCTTTTTTTTCTGCGGGCCAGAACACATCCCAACGCGACTGATTAAGCGGCACGATCTCTTCGGCGATTTGTTCGATGTTTTTTTCCAGCGCGATCTCGCTGGCAACATTCAGCGCCATGCGGGTCGTGACGTTATCCACCACCACCAGCGGGCCGTTAATCACCGACAAAAGCGCATCGGCAATCTCCTTTGTGTAGCCCATATCAATAAGCACCATCACACCCGCACGCGTGTCCGTATGCTGGAGATAATCAACCACGGCGCGACTGACGTCGCTGAACGCCACCTCCATCGGCATATCCATGGCCTGGTAGATCTTCTCGCCAATCAGGCGGTTGGCAACGCCGGCAATGCTGCTGGCGGTCGAATAACCGTGGGCGATTATCAGCGCTTTCACTTTTCCGCCGCTGGTCGCATCGATAGCATTACTGACAATGGCGGCAACCGCCAGACGGTCAAGCGTATCGATGAGCAGATCGTATTTGTTATTGACGACATCCAGTAGTTTCCCCGCGATACGCTGCGCCAGCCCCGCTGAGGACTCCAGCCAGCGCTGCATCACCAGACGCGCGGGCTCGGCAACGCTGCGCGGCGCCAGAGGAAGGCTGGTCAGGTAGCGGCCAGTAAGATAGGCGAATTCGGCATTCAGCTGGAGATCGTAATTGGCGGCGATCGCCTTGCCCACATCCTCAATAAAGCGCAGCCGCTTGT is part of the Klebsiella quasipneumoniae subsp. quasipneumoniae genome and encodes:
- a CDS encoding cation-transporting P-type ATPase; the encoded protein is MTKMNNPKFTTPSGDTAPRQVWQQTVDAVLAQTKSQAAGLSSADAAERLNTCGPNALPEKKGKPAWLRFLAHFNDVLIYVLLAAAALTAIMGHWVDTLVILGVTVINALIGHIQESNAEKSLQGIRNMLSSDARVQRNGKHETIPTRDLVPGDIVILRAGDRVPADMRLIETHNLRVEEAILTGESTVVDKITDALEGDLPLGDRVNMVFSGTTVSAGGGVGVVTATGAQTELGHINQMMAGIEKHRTPLLVQMDKLGKAIFVIILAMMVALFIFSLALRDIPMGELLLSLISLAVAAVPEGLPAIISIILSLGVQTMARKRAIIRKLPTVETLGAMTVVCSDKTGTLTMNEMTVKAIITADCCYRVEGDSYEPQGRIFLEGSDEPVQVQPGTVLETWLRTIDLCNDSQLTRDERGLWGITGGPTEGALKVLAAKAQLPAVEARLVAKIPFDSQYKYMSTLQHIDGDARVLITGAPDVIFAMCREQMTRQGAVPFEAQYWEEEMARFARQGLRMVAAACKPASVDATTLNHEDLQEGLIFLGIAGMMDPPRPEAIDAIHACQTAGIRVKMITGDHPQTAMSIGQMLGITNSSQAMTGYQLEHMDDAALAKAAVEYDIFARTSPEHKLRLVKALQDNGEVVGMTGDGVNDAPALRQADVGIAMGIKGTEVTKEAADMVLTDDNFATIASSVKEGRRVYDNLKKTILFIMPTNLAQGLLIIIALLAGNMIPLTPVLILWMNMATSATLSFGLAFEAAERNVMNRPPRKTGQHVMDGFAVWRVAFVGSMIAIAAFILEAWLAPRGHSPEFIRTVLLQMLVTAQWVYMINCRSSDSFSLSMGLLRNKGIWLVTGVLLLMQLVIIYVPLMQSMFGTEALPLRYWFVTLVIGIAMFLVVEVEKRLTRRFRKTA
- a CDS encoding DUF1158 domain-containing protein; this encodes MKHPLETLLSAAGILLLALLSCLLLPAPSLGLTLAQKLVETFHMMDLNQLYTVLFCLWFLALGAIEYLVLRWVWRRWFSLER
- a CDS encoding RamA family antibiotic efflux transcriptional regulator produces the protein MTISAQVIDTIVEWIDDNLHQPLRIDDIARHAGYSKWHLQRLFLQYKGESLGRYIRERKLLLAARDLRDTDQRVYDICLKYGFDSQQTFTRVFTRTFNLPPGAYRKENHSRAH
- a CDS encoding MBL fold metallo-hydrolase, which encodes MSGQDMNRVTFSVVAIMLLAAATTLPFVLNAGFGKAPQGAQLSQVEASPHYRDGQFHNQLPTPGFTGQKNMLAAWWDFLMTKRENARPAQPLPLVKTDLATLPLGQDVMVWLGHSSWYLQLAGKRILIDPVFSDYAAPFSFINKAFPGDYPWRAEGMPAIDLLIVSHDHYDHLDYATIRALLPKIKRVITPLGVGSHLRYWGMDGALITEADWQQAIPVSDELSVHVLPARHFSGRGLKRNQTLWASFLFVTPQQKIYYSGDSGYGPHFKAIGDEFGPIDLAIMENGQYDQDWKYIHMMPDETAQAADDLRARAVLPGHAGRFVLAKHSWDEPYQRLAAASEGRAWRLLTPVQGEPVWVADKTQSFNAWWR
- a CDS encoding TetR/AcrR family transcriptional regulator — encoded protein: MARPKSEDKKQALLEAAAAAFAQSGIAASTSAIARSAGVAEGTLFRYFATKDELLNELYLAIKLRLVRMMIAGLDPDEKRPKENARNIWNSYIDWGVRNPMEHKAIRRMALSERITDETRRQVKESFPELNEMCQLSVKEIFLSEAYRAFGDALFLSLAETTIEFASHDPQRAREIIALGFEAMWNALHEADAK
- a CDS encoding MmcQ/YjbR family DNA-binding protein: MTPETLHPCAHRIALTYPFTEHCWPFGPEYDVFKVDGRIFMITMTIRGRALVNLKAEPQKSLLNQEIYRSIEPGYHMNKKHWITVVPGDDISEDLLAELIDDSWHQVVNKLSKKAQQRLRPR
- the nfsB gene encoding oxygen-insensitive NAD(P)H nitroreductase; the encoded protein is MDIVSVALKRYSTKAFDATKKLTAGEAEQLKTLLQYSPSSTNSQPWHFIVASTDEGKARVAKAASGTYVFNERKILDASHVVVFCAKTAMDDAWLQRVVDQEEADGRFATPDAKAANHKGRTFFADMHRKELKDDDQWMAKQVYLNVGNFLLGVAAMGLDAVPIEGVDFAILDEEFDLKAQGYTSLVVVPVGHHSVEDFNASLPKSRLPQSTTITEI
- a CDS encoding PTS sugar transporter subunit IIA; translation: MKHIYVASHGHFARGLVNSLSLLIGDEHGVIPVCAYDEDIVTTEQLEQTLEHLIVQANGDEVVIFTDLLGGSINNSAVSVLMRHRNVFVVAGINLTLLLEFLLCEEATTEAAIVYATSAARESIVFINPLLTQPSSDPQGESHD
- a CDS encoding PTS sugar transporter subunit IIB is translated as MIKLVRIDYRLLHGQVVFAWTRALDIDHIIVANAKAAADAFITMSLNLAKPAGVTLDIATVEQAAEKLNGGKLDHKKVMVVLGNTAETLALVEKVPGISAINYGGLPQKEGARQFGKAIYLTEEEIAHSRALKEKGIRLEMRQVPAHSAELLNDQL